The genomic segment GTTTTGTCGGTCTTCTCTGAGTTCGCATTGTTccttctactttttttttgtgctacGCAGATCCTTCTACCAAAACTAGTGAAATCAAACGATAATATGAATGACAAACGTAGATAATTAAGAAAAAGATTACTATTCCCAAATGTTACTTGTAcgtataataaaattttatttcaactAAAGTTTGTGATTATTGGTTGTTTACTTGTTTGTTTGAGGTGGACTGGATAGTAATCTAAAAACTATATTAGGCCTAATGTACATGTATTATAAAATTCGTTCACAGTATGAGCCCATTAAAATAGTAAAGGCCCATTAGCCTTGCTCGAACTTAACGATGTCGTATCTACTTACAAAATTGCGTTAGTTTCATTATTCTCTGAGAACTGAGAAGCAAATCGCAGCGGACGACGGTTCTCGGCGTGTATAGGCGTCGCGGTTTACTTTCTGTTAACGATCGGCTTCTCCTCGGTTACCTGATCACTCCCTCTGTCTACTCTCTCTATCTTCAATCATCAGTCCATCGCTGTCATCTCTCTTTCAAGCTTCTCTGAGTGCGAGTTGGTCAACAGCAGGTAAACTTCGATCCTTCGAAGTTCTTCTCTAGATCTATAGTTAGGATACGTCAAAATCGACGATCTGAAGTTCTTGAGGCAAATTTCAATCCGTCCTCGTTTAGTTTCGCTAGAGATTGTGTTCCGGAACTGAATCATGTGAAGCTAAATCGTTATGCGGTAGAAATCAAAAAGATGATATGCGTAGTATAGTATTCACGAATTTCGATTTCGTTTAGTTTCGTAAGCTTGATCACGAACTGAAGAATGATCAGTCTATCGAAGTCTAATTGAAGCTGAAACTATAAGGCTTTCGGTTTCTAAGAGACGAAGTTGCTATGCTTTGCAGGATACTGTAGCAATACTGAACAAGATGGATCATGAAAATGGATATGGTGTGGAAGTCACTGGGCTATCTCCAGCCGTTACTGAGAAAGATCTCATcgacttcttctccttctctggTGCAATCCAACATATTGATATTGTCAGGTGAGTTTTACTTCCAACAAAACTTGATATCACTcattccttcttttttttttttctctgcacTGATTCAGAAGAATAAAAAACTCTGTTACGTTGTTAACGAGATAAGGTCGGGTGAGCAAGCGTGCACTGCGTATGTGATGTTCAAGGATTCTTACTCTCAGGAAACTGCCGTCTTACTCAGTGTAAAGTTTGTTGTTTGGATTTgattcactcttttttttttattggagTTCTCTTGAGAATCGAATCACTCGGTTCTTTGATTTTTAACTTCAGGGGGCAACCATATTGGAGCAGCGAGTTTGCATAACTCGTTGGGGACAGCATCACGAGGAGTTTGACTTCTGGAACGCCACTCAGCGGGGTTTTGTAGATGACACAAACTCACATGTATGAATCTCTCTCTTGCTTTTCTATCTTTCTACAAGCCACGGGATCGCAGTTTAGTTATGGTTCACTATAGTCTCCATGTTGTAAAGTTCGATCATAAGATGATTTTGTGTTTGGTTGCTTGATCTCATGTAGCCTCATCCCCAACGAGGCGAGTTCAACGCCGGAGAAGCAGTGACAAAAGCTCAAGAAGTGGTGAAGTCAATGCTAGCCACCGGATTCGTGCTGGGCAAAGACGCTTTAGCCAAAGCTAAAGGCTTTGACGAATCCCACGGTGTATCGGCTGCAGCAGCGGCTAGAGTATCTCAACTAGACCAGAGGATCGGTCTCACTGACAAAATATTTGCCGGAGTTGAAGCTGTCAGACTGACCGACCAGAAGTACCAGGTTTCAGACAAAGCAAAATCAGCCGTCTCTGCTACAGGAAGAACCGCGGCAGCAGCTGCAACTAGTGTTGTCAATAGCAGTTACTTCTCCAGCGGAGCTCTCTGGCTATCGGGTGCGTTAGAGCGTGCGGCTAAGGCTGCATCTGATCTTGGTAGCCGTGGCTCAAGGCAGTGATGTGAATAGATACGAACTGATCAGAATCATATacatgcatttataaaaaaaactccCGACTTCGTACTTGTGTGCACCACCATCCAATAATTAGTTTACCCAATGACCCCTGATTTGATTTGTATGCAAAAATGTTATAAGAAGGGTGAATCTCCTGACTTCAGAAGCGATCTACCTCAGAAGCATATAATTGATTTATCCTCTCTCGTGTACCGCAAGACTGTCTCTTTATCACAAGGAGCAACTAATTAGAAATAATCTAATTAGATAACTAATTTTGTTAACTTTGATAACCATCTTTAGTGGAAGCATGtctatatacaaataaaatggTAACACTTTCCATGTTTTAAAATCCCTCCAATATTATTTTGTCCAAAACAATCgtaatacatatatacaaagCGTCCAAATCACTATAAGAGTTT from the Raphanus sativus cultivar WK10039 unplaced genomic scaffold, ASM80110v3 Scaffold2792, whole genome shotgun sequence genome contains:
- the LOC108818806 gene encoding binding partner of ACD11 1-like → MDHENGYGVEVTGLSPAVTEKDLIDFFSFSGAIQHIDIVRSGEQACTAYVMFKDSYSQETAVLLSGATILEQRVCITRWGQHHEEFDFWNATQRGFVDDTNSHPHPQRGEFNAGEAVTKAQEVVKSMLATGFVLGKDALAKAKGFDESHGVSAAAAARVSQLDQRIGLTDKIFAGVEAVRLTDQKYQVSDKAKSAVSATGRTAAAAATSVVNSSYFSSGALWLSGALERAAKAASDLGSRGSRQ